A region of the Microcoleus sp. bin38.metabat.b11b12b14.051 genome:
TCGGAGGTGTGCACAAATCTTGAAAAAATGCCAGTGCCCAGTTCGTGTTGGTTTTTTGTAAAAAATTGTAAACTGTAACGAGTGCTTTCTGCATCTGATATTTTTTCGAGGAGTCCCATGAAGCAACTTTTGATGGCTGAGCGTTTTTGCCTGATAGCCCATGTCTTGTCAATGGCTTTTGGATTGGCAGGGTTGCTGCTGATTTTACCCCGTCCCGAATTGGTAATGAATTTACCGCCCGCCGGACAAACTTTGTTCCAGTGGGGGATGGCTGGGGGTGGAGTAGTTTATATCATTTTTGGTGCAGCGGCGGTTGCTCTCTATGCCTATCGGACGTTGGGGCTGGGTGCAACTTTGACATTTTTGCTGCCTTCGGTGTTTTTATCTTTGAGTAGCGAGTTGTTGGGAACCAGTACGGGTTTTCCCTTTGGCAATTACCACTATTTGAGCGGTTTGGGCTACAAAATTGCAGGGCTGGTGCCGTTTACAATTCCCCTGTCGTGGTTTTATCTAGGACTGGTTTCATATATAATTGCTCGCGCTGGACTCGCTGGCGGTAAAGGCGAACTGAACTGGGTGCGCCAAATAGGAGCGATCGCCCTTGGCGCTCTATTATTGACAGCTTGGGATTTTGTACTAGATCCGGCGATGAGTCAAACTGCTGTGCCTTTTTGGGAGTTTGAGGAACTTGGGGCTTTCTTTGGGATGCCTTACCGCAATTTGGCGGGCTGGATGGGTACGGGGGCTGTGTTTATGTCGGTAGCAGCTTTCTTTTGGAGAACTAGATCGATTAAATTAGAGCGATCGGAATTGGGTTTGCCTTTAATTGTTTATTTGGTAAACTTTGCTTTCGGAGCAATTATCACTGTCACTTCCTTGGATTCTCGCTTCTGGTTCCCGACATCCCTAGCTGTGCTTCTGGGTGTAGTTCCGGCGATCGTATTGAGCGCGATCGCGAAACCCGCAGCAGATGACTTAACAGAAGCAATTCCATCTTTGGAATCTGCTCTGAAAGCTGAAATTCCATCCGAGCGCGTGGGCGCTTTGCGGAAGTAAGCGACTGATGAGCGATCGCGACTGATTTGGCGAAAATTTACACGAAATTTTGAGCTAATTTAAAAACCCGGTTTCTACCAGAAACCGGGTTTTTTAGCTATAGAACCCATTTGATATCTATTTTGCGTAAATCTCAGAAACCGGGTTTCTCTCTATATTTCTCGTCACCCAACCCAAAAACTCGTAGAAACCCGGTTTCTCGCCCCTTGCGTAAATCTCAGAAACCGGTTTATCTCTATATTTCTCGTCACCCAACCCAAAAACTTAAAGATGTCAAATGGGTTCTATACAGCAATAGGCTTGGGATAAGAGATTCCAACAGGAAAAACCTATGAAAAATAGACACAGTTTGCTTCGTTCCTCTCTTCGGACAATCTTAACTGAACCGTATTGAGCTATACAGTATTTCTTCTATTTTCCCAATCTTGGTAACGGGCAACAAATGGTTAATCAAGTTGCTGCCCGATTGCGATCTAAAATTACCAGAAAGAATTGGTTTAAAGCCGGAACCCTTGTAGGGAGAAATTAAAAGAAGACTATTCATTACTCCAATCCTCTTCCTGACCGGGAGAGGTCGCCCTCATCCCCTCGGCTCCGCTACTTCGGCTACGCTCAGCACAAGTCGGGCCAAGCTGTCAACTGTCCCAGGTCAACTGTCAACTGAATGACTTGATAGAATAAAATTGATTAAATTGCAATTAAGGCCCAAAACAGTAATTTTCATCCTTAACCCACTGGGGTCGAGGCAAGCAAAATGTAGTTTCCAAAACCATTTCGGCCGTATTCAGTGCCCCTCCAACCCAGCCCTGATTTTCCGAATAGCAATCGCCACAAAGAAACACATTATATCCAGGTAAAGGCTGGCGGATGCGCGGCGCAACATCCCAACTGCGGACGTGAGGATTCCAAAAGTACCAGGCTCCGCCAAACGGGTCTTCCATCCAATCGTGGTAAATTGCTGCGTAGGGGTCAGGGATTTGACAATTGTGCATCTCTTTAAGTTGCCGCTGGATCTCCATCACCATATCGTGAGGTGCTAACAGACTTTGTTTGAGTTGACCTCCGTGACGGCCCATATAGGGTGGGTTGTGCAGTCCGAAGCGATCGGGTTGCAGATAACCATCCCAGAATGAGGCAGCGCGGTCATCATTATAGCTGGCCATCATTAGCGACATTCCCTTGTTTTGCCCTTCAGTCTCAGTACCGACGTAATAGCACTGTCGCACAGGCAAGTCAGTGTCAGAACGACCCTTCTCAATCTTCGGAGAAAGTTCTTGCCACCAAGGTCGATCGTAACTCAGAAAAAGTTTACTAGAGGCCTGAGCACTGACAGTTGCCAGATCCTTCTTAAACTGTCGGT
Encoded here:
- a CDS encoding FAD-dependent oxidoreductase codes for the protein MELLDPDSFIFLNRQFKKDLATVSAQASSKLFLSYDRPWWQELSPKIEKGRSDTDLPVRQCYYVGTETEGQNKGMSLMMASYNDDRAASFWDGYLQPDRFGLHNPPYMGRHGGQLKQSLLAPHDMVMEIQRQLKEMHNCQIPDPYAAIYHDWMEDPFGGAWYFWNPHVRSWDVAPRIRQPLPGYNVFLCGDCYSENQGWVGGALNTAEMVLETTFCLPRPQWVKDENYCFGP
- the cruF gene encoding gamma-carotene 1'-hydroxylase CruF; the encoded protein is MKQLLMAERFCLIAHVLSMAFGLAGLLLILPRPELVMNLPPAGQTLFQWGMAGGGVVYIIFGAAAVALYAYRTLGLGATLTFLLPSVFLSLSSELLGTSTGFPFGNYHYLSGLGYKIAGLVPFTIPLSWFYLGLVSYIIARAGLAGGKGELNWVRQIGAIALGALLLTAWDFVLDPAMSQTAVPFWEFEELGAFFGMPYRNLAGWMGTGAVFMSVAAFFWRTRSIKLERSELGLPLIVYLVNFAFGAIITVTSLDSRFWFPTSLAVLLGVVPAIVLSAIAKPAADDLTEAIPSLESALKAEIPSERVGALRK